The following proteins come from a genomic window of Ornithinimicrobium cryptoxanthini:
- a CDS encoding DUF6174 domain-containing protein — translation MGHLRPRLVAALSALVVVVGCAVEDSGAGSTAAVLPAQVGDTATWELLDPGAVSPASQWLEVGVTRLDCSGGETGAVLEPHVSVEDERIVIRIDVEKLPDGAYDCSGNDAVPVEVHLGQPVGSGDLVDAACLDGDAVDTAACVESVRWASPTRPASSAIPDWVAPPDYSFTAQSSCGERGFIGSFAVTVEGGEVTHVEPLGDSWEGVTPAMTPTITAMLDEAREALAQGGVVEVAVDDAGVPSWISLDPMPNAIDDEACYAISDYRSA, via the coding sequence ATGGGACACCTTCGGCCGCGCCTCGTGGCGGCTCTCAGCGCTCTCGTCGTGGTCGTCGGTTGTGCCGTGGAGGACTCTGGCGCCGGGTCAACCGCCGCAGTCCTGCCGGCGCAGGTCGGCGACACCGCGACGTGGGAGCTGCTCGACCCCGGCGCAGTCAGCCCGGCGAGTCAGTGGTTGGAGGTCGGCGTGACCCGACTGGACTGCTCGGGAGGCGAGACCGGCGCGGTGCTCGAGCCCCACGTGTCCGTCGAGGATGAGCGCATCGTCATCCGCATCGATGTGGAGAAGCTCCCGGACGGCGCCTACGACTGCTCCGGCAACGACGCCGTCCCCGTGGAGGTGCACCTGGGCCAGCCCGTGGGCAGCGGCGACCTCGTGGATGCGGCCTGCCTCGACGGTGACGCGGTCGACACGGCCGCCTGCGTCGAGTCGGTCCGCTGGGCCTCGCCCACTCGCCCCGCATCCTCAGCGATCCCGGACTGGGTCGCGCCGCCCGACTACTCGTTCACCGCGCAGAGCTCGTGCGGAGAGCGTGGCTTCATCGGCAGCTTCGCCGTGACCGTCGAGGGCGGGGAGGTCACGCACGTCGAGCCGCTCGGCGACAGCTGGGAGGGCGTCACCCCCGCCATGACCCCGACCATCACCGCGATGCTCGACGAGGCGCGCGAGGCCCTGGCGCAGGGTGGTGTCGTCGAGGTGGCGGTCGATGACGCTGGCGTGCCCAGCTGGATCTCCCTGGACCCGATGCCCAACGCCATCGACGACGAGGCCTGCTACGCGATCTCGGACTACCGCTCCGCCTGA
- the tadA gene encoding tRNA adenosine(34) deaminase TadA, with amino-acid sequence MTGPMARWGQGEYADWMRQALDLASAAQLDGDVPIGAVVISPEGQVVGRGFNVREVLHDPTGHAEVVALREAGATLQAWRLEDCTLVVTLEPCAMCAGAAVLARVARIVFGAWDPKAGACGSVWDLPRDRRSLHRPEVVGGVLEAECATALVDFFAPQRDVAERDQAER; translated from the coding sequence ATGACCGGACCGATGGCCCGCTGGGGCCAGGGGGAGTATGCCGACTGGATGCGTCAGGCCCTCGACCTCGCCTCGGCCGCGCAGCTGGACGGCGATGTGCCGATCGGCGCGGTGGTGATCTCACCTGAGGGTCAGGTCGTCGGGCGCGGCTTCAACGTGCGGGAGGTGCTGCACGACCCGACGGGGCACGCGGAGGTCGTCGCGCTGCGGGAGGCCGGAGCGACCCTGCAGGCCTGGCGCCTGGAGGACTGCACGCTGGTGGTGACGCTGGAGCCGTGCGCGATGTGCGCTGGCGCGGCCGTGCTCGCGCGCGTGGCGCGGATCGTGTTCGGCGCGTGGGACCCGAAGGCGGGGGCGTGCGGGTCGGTGTGGGACCTGCCACGGGACCGGCGGTCACTGCACCGGCCCGAGGTCGTGGGCGGGGTGCTCGAGGCGGAGTGCGCCACGGCACTGGTCGACTTCTTCGCTCCCCAGCGGGATGTGGCGGAGCGGGATCAGGCGGAGCGGTAG
- a CDS encoding helix-turn-helix transcriptional regulator — MPDVLTPRNDVDLLRAIGELAHQEADQAGPELTLLLLVERLLVCESALTLADEDVRSGRPQADVAGATTVLLIRSEVDGVFRGEVELRREPARPFGDRERVLVDLLRPHVTSWLTRLGAPPGTLWSSAITERQLEILGLVRCGMSNKEIARALGLSPATVRKHLQNAFERLGTASRTAAVSAAFSRNAETEGWHV, encoded by the coding sequence ATGCCTGATGTGCTCACACCCAGGAACGATGTCGACCTGCTGCGCGCCATCGGGGAGCTGGCCCACCAGGAGGCCGATCAAGCCGGTCCCGAGCTGACCCTCCTCCTGTTGGTGGAGCGCCTCCTGGTCTGCGAGTCGGCCCTGACGCTTGCGGACGAGGACGTGCGCTCGGGGCGACCGCAGGCGGACGTGGCCGGGGCGACCACCGTGCTGCTCATCCGCAGCGAAGTGGACGGGGTGTTCCGTGGGGAGGTGGAACTCCGGCGGGAGCCGGCGCGCCCCTTTGGTGATCGCGAACGGGTGCTGGTTGATCTGTTGCGACCGCACGTGACGAGCTGGCTGACGCGGCTGGGTGCGCCCCCGGGGACGTTGTGGTCTTCGGCCATCACGGAGCGGCAGTTGGAGATCCTCGGGCTCGTCCGCTGTGGGATGTCGAACAAGGAGATCGCGCGTGCCCTGGGTCTGTCCCCGGCCACCGTTCGTAAACACCTGCAGAACGCCTTCGAGCGGCTCGGGACGGCGAGTCGCACCGCGGCGGTCTCTGCAGCCTTCAGTCGCAACGCCGAGACCGAGGGGTGGCATGTCTGA
- a CDS encoding YdeI/OmpD-associated family protein, whose product MTTAFDGQVQQIGDRLIVRVPEDVSSALPSRGQVAVEAQVNGRAWATVVEPDGRKGHWLAVDEQLQTALSLSDGDTVDVELEPTRAWPEPDLPEDFEAALTDASDLAEPWDSITPMARWEWVRWVSATRNPQTRERRIEVSVDKLRNGSRRPCCFDLSSCTDPELSKSGKLVDTVDQP is encoded by the coding sequence ATGACGACGGCTTTTGACGGACAGGTCCAGCAGATCGGTGACCGGCTCATCGTCCGGGTGCCAGAAGACGTGAGCAGTGCGCTGCCGTCCCGCGGGCAGGTTGCGGTCGAGGCTCAGGTGAACGGCCGGGCCTGGGCGACGGTGGTCGAACCGGACGGGCGCAAGGGGCACTGGCTGGCAGTGGACGAGCAGCTGCAGACAGCGCTGTCCCTGTCCGACGGTGACACGGTGGACGTCGAGCTTGAGCCGACCAGGGCGTGGCCCGAGCCGGACCTCCCGGAGGACTTCGAGGCGGCGCTCACGGACGCGTCCGACCTCGCCGAGCCGTGGGACAGCATCACGCCGATGGCTCGCTGGGAGTGGGTGCGGTGGGTCAGCGCGACCAGGAACCCACAGACCCGCGAGCGCCGGATCGAGGTCAGCGTCGACAAGCTGCGCAACGGCAGCCGTCGCCCGTGCTGCTTCGATCTGTCGTCCTGCACCGACCCCGAGCTCTCCAAGAGCGGCAAGCTCGTCGACACCGTGGACCAACCCTGA
- a CDS encoding vanadium-dependent haloperoxidase encodes MNDIDVLLEWNAIAQGQTIALRPTAHGQGRGIAMVQGAVYDAVNAIDRGHQPYLLDVDALDINPAASYDAAIATAAHHVLIDQVSASQVPVLNAAYAQTLLTVPDGEPKAEGVAAGEAAAAAMLAARANDGFLDPFTFTFGTEPGDWRPVTPTALDPDAWVGGLEPFLIESTSQFRSRGPNRLSSGIYAKDFNEVKEIGSLTSTTRTADQTQAAIFWQFPPTALWNRMFRDLSQAEQLDVVDGSRLFAAVNLAASDGLTACWDDKYYWNFWRPMAAIREADTDGNRKTTADPDWKPLFDPAAPTTPPLTTPPFPDHPSGHGCVSGAVLHTAKHFFGRDKMEFDVHSGRFPGQPRHFTRFSDALEEVVDARVWGGIHFRTADVQGGLIGKQTANWIHAHHFKPVK; translated from the coding sequence GTGAACGACATCGACGTGCTCCTGGAGTGGAACGCCATCGCCCAGGGCCAGACGATCGCGCTCCGGCCCACGGCGCATGGTCAGGGCCGCGGGATCGCGATGGTGCAGGGTGCCGTGTATGACGCGGTGAACGCAATCGATCGCGGTCACCAGCCGTACCTCCTCGACGTCGACGCCCTCGACATCAACCCAGCGGCTTCCTACGACGCCGCCATCGCCACCGCGGCGCACCATGTGCTCATCGACCAGGTTTCCGCGTCTCAGGTCCCCGTGCTTAACGCCGCCTACGCCCAGACGCTGCTGACGGTCCCCGACGGGGAGCCAAAGGCCGAAGGCGTCGCCGCGGGGGAGGCCGCCGCGGCTGCCATGCTCGCAGCGCGCGCCAACGACGGGTTCCTCGACCCGTTCACCTTCACGTTCGGCACCGAGCCTGGCGACTGGAGGCCGGTGACCCCGACTGCGCTCGACCCTGATGCGTGGGTCGGCGGGCTCGAACCCTTCCTCATCGAGAGCACGTCGCAGTTCCGTTCCAGGGGGCCCAACCGTCTGTCCAGCGGGATCTACGCGAAGGACTTCAACGAGGTGAAGGAGATCGGATCGCTGACGAGCACGACCCGCACCGCGGACCAGACGCAAGCCGCGATCTTCTGGCAGTTCCCTCCGACGGCGCTGTGGAACAGGATGTTCCGAGACCTCTCGCAGGCGGAGCAGCTGGACGTGGTTGACGGGTCGAGACTCTTTGCTGCGGTGAACCTGGCCGCCTCCGACGGTCTGACCGCCTGCTGGGACGACAAGTACTACTGGAACTTCTGGCGCCCGATGGCGGCCATCCGCGAGGCCGACACCGACGGCAACCGAAAGACGACTGCAGACCCCGACTGGAAACCGCTCTTCGACCCGGCGGCACCCACGACCCCACCGCTGACCACACCGCCGTTCCCCGACCACCCATCGGGTCACGGGTGCGTCAGCGGTGCCGTCCTGCACACGGCGAAGCACTTCTTCGGGCGGGACAAGATGGAGTTCGACGTGCACTCGGGCCGGTTCCCTGGCCAACCCCGGCACTTCACGAGATTCTCAGACGCCCTCGAGGAGGTCGTCGACGCCCGGGTCTGGGGTGGCATCCACTTCCGCACCGCAGACGTCCAGGGAGGACTGATCGGCAAGCAGACTGCCAACTGGATCCACGCGCACCACTTCAAGCCCGTCAAGTAG
- a CDS encoding cyclic nucleotide-binding domain-containing protein, whose protein sequence is MSFLGTAIRNRNLARLETVWAAATLVRWALSILVALYAYDVGGAAAVGLAALARMVPAALLAPRLAMSADRHSRRAVLLASLVARLVLAAGLWALVAAESALGLVLVAAAAYGVAHSLQKPTQAALLTVHARNPAELAAANTLWSMLDNAAFLAGSLLVGALVMLSGVAAGFAACLVPLSLAIVVLVGLPPDRAPAPFEPTSPWDEAVAGVRVVWGSAELRLLTGVLMADIFVQGMVDVLIVITAIDLLDMGEQGAGWLSAAWGAGGIVGGVIAAVLIARKRVAAVVAGGLLLGGLPLITVAVWPEDGLALWLLACFGVGLGLLEVTLLTLTQRLIPADVMARVYGLQETLTISAMAVGSAVASGLVLALGQRGALIGAGLLLPVTAVLIVAHRKLLAAGPTASNADFELLRAVGPFATLPVATVENLAARADHQSVDPEDDVVRQGEQGDCFYVIKVGAVDILKNGRLDAQLGAGDFFGGIALLRDTVRNATVRATTPLDLLVLHREEFMAAVCHPRTRHGLDTVAAQRQQQRD, encoded by the coding sequence ATGAGTTTCCTCGGCACCGCCATCCGGAACCGGAATCTCGCCCGCCTCGAGACGGTCTGGGCCGCGGCAACGCTCGTGCGGTGGGCGCTGAGCATCCTGGTCGCGCTCTATGCCTATGACGTGGGCGGAGCCGCCGCCGTGGGCCTGGCCGCCCTGGCTCGGATGGTGCCCGCTGCGCTCCTCGCCCCGCGGCTGGCCATGTCTGCCGACCGCCACTCCCGGCGCGCGGTGTTGTTGGCCAGTCTCGTGGCCCGCCTGGTCCTGGCGGCCGGGCTCTGGGCTCTCGTGGCGGCCGAGAGCGCCCTGGGGCTTGTCCTGGTGGCCGCCGCCGCCTATGGCGTGGCCCATTCGCTCCAGAAGCCGACCCAAGCAGCGCTGTTGACCGTGCATGCCCGCAACCCGGCCGAGCTCGCGGCCGCGAACACCTTGTGGAGCATGCTCGACAATGCGGCCTTCCTGGCGGGGTCGCTGCTGGTGGGTGCCCTGGTGATGCTGTCCGGCGTCGCGGCAGGCTTTGCTGCCTGCCTCGTCCCGCTGTCGCTGGCCATCGTCGTCCTGGTTGGCCTGCCCCCTGACCGTGCTCCGGCACCGTTCGAGCCCACCTCGCCGTGGGACGAGGCAGTCGCCGGGGTGCGGGTGGTCTGGGGCAGCGCCGAGCTCCGTCTGCTCACCGGTGTCCTGATGGCTGACATCTTCGTCCAGGGGATGGTCGATGTGTTGATCGTCATCACCGCGATCGACCTGCTCGACATGGGCGAGCAGGGCGCCGGTTGGCTCAGCGCAGCCTGGGGCGCTGGCGGCATTGTCGGCGGTGTCATTGCGGCCGTCCTGATCGCGCGCAAACGAGTCGCTGCGGTGGTGGCCGGTGGTCTGCTCCTGGGGGGACTTCCGCTCATCACCGTCGCTGTCTGGCCTGAGGACGGGCTTGCGCTGTGGCTGTTGGCGTGCTTCGGCGTCGGTCTCGGACTCCTGGAGGTGACCCTGCTGACCCTGACCCAGCGGCTCATCCCTGCAGATGTCATGGCTCGTGTGTATGGGCTCCAGGAGACCCTCACGATCTCGGCGATGGCCGTGGGGTCGGCTGTGGCCTCCGGCCTCGTGCTCGCTCTCGGACAACGCGGTGCCCTCATCGGTGCTGGTCTGCTGCTGCCTGTGACGGCGGTGCTCATCGTCGCGCACCGCAAGCTCCTCGCCGCGGGTCCGACCGCCTCCAATGCCGACTTCGAGCTGTTGCGGGCGGTGGGTCCGTTTGCCACCTTGCCCGTCGCGACAGTGGAGAACCTCGCGGCGCGAGCCGACCACCAGTCCGTGGACCCGGAGGACGACGTCGTCCGGCAGGGGGAGCAGGGCGACTGCTTCTATGTCATCAAGGTGGGTGCGGTCGACATCCTCAAGAACGGCCGGCTCGATGCCCAGCTGGGAGCGGGCGACTTCTTTGGCGGGATCGCACTGCTGCGCGACACCGTGCGCAACGCCACCGTGCGAGCCACGACCCCCCTGGATCTGCTGGTGCTCCACCGCGAGGAGTTCATGGCCGCAGTCTGCCACCCGCGCACGCGCCACGGCCTCGACACCGTGGCCGCACAGCGGCAGCAGCAGCGTGACTAA
- a CDS encoding response regulator transcription factor encodes MSDKSLTSRDHAVLRDILELARSDHPETPQERTFQTLAHLEALLGCVACLQEMDSLHRTRTYGQATIEGERWIETPKDSAPAVEDPWAEEFWRQWWGGMCSLPERIGGPVVVVESFVYSQRELRANPLREWKAWTDEILVGYPTVPGRSARFLLRREEPSVFGFRELTLMEMLMPHLAGLAVATVTPSQPLSGLTRRETDILRHVARGLTNRQVGRALGISEGTVRKHLEHTYPKLGVLSRTGAVAAVSQDSSTD; translated from the coding sequence ATGTCTGACAAATCACTGACGTCGCGCGACCATGCGGTCCTACGCGACATCCTTGAGCTCGCACGGAGCGACCACCCAGAGACGCCGCAGGAGCGGACCTTCCAGACCCTTGCGCACCTCGAGGCACTCCTCGGCTGCGTCGCATGTCTGCAGGAGATGGATTCCCTCCACCGGACTCGGACCTACGGCCAGGCCACCATCGAAGGAGAGCGCTGGATCGAGACGCCCAAGGATTCAGCCCCCGCGGTCGAGGACCCCTGGGCGGAGGAGTTCTGGCGGCAGTGGTGGGGCGGCATGTGCAGCCTTCCCGAGCGGATCGGTGGGCCGGTCGTCGTCGTGGAGAGTTTTGTGTATAGCCAGCGCGAGCTGCGCGCGAACCCGCTGCGCGAGTGGAAAGCATGGACCGATGAGATCCTCGTGGGCTATCCCACGGTCCCGGGTCGGAGCGCGCGGTTCCTGCTGCGCAGGGAGGAACCTTCTGTGTTCGGCTTTCGGGAGCTCACGCTGATGGAGATGCTCATGCCCCACCTTGCAGGCCTCGCGGTCGCAACAGTGACACCTTCACAACCCCTGAGCGGCCTCACCAGGCGTGAGACAGACATCCTGCGGCACGTCGCACGAGGGCTGACTAACAGGCAGGTCGGGCGCGCTCTAGGCATCAGCGAAGGCACCGTGCGCAAGCACCTGGAGCACACCTACCCAAAGCTTGGTGTGCTCAGTCGGACCGGTGCCGTGGCCGCCGTGTCCCAGGACTCGAGCACCGACTGA